The DNA sequence GCCTTCATCGGACTCGCCTCACTCAAACTTCGCTAATTCATGACTCGCATCGCCAAGCAGATTCCCGACTTGCAAGCATCGCCCGCCGCGGTGCTGGGGGCTGGCGTGAGCGGACTTGGCGCGATGGCGCTGCTGCGCAGCCAGGGTGCGTGGGTAAATCTTTTTGACGAGCGCGGAACCTCCGGGGCAAAAACCGACTTCACCGAGCGCGACGCCAAGCAGCATCGCGTCGTGGTGCACAGCCCGGGCTTTGCGCCGAGTCACCCTTGGCTAGTACGCGCACGCTCAGCCGGAGCCAAGGTTTATGGCGAGCTGGATTTTGCCTCCATGTTTTGGCCGGGCGGCCTCGTTGCCGTGACGGGCGTAAACGGCAAGACCACGCTGACCGAGTTTCTCGTGCACGCACTTAAAAACAGTGGGACGGACGCGCTGGCTGCGGGCAATATCGGCTACCCACTTTCCCGCTTTTTCGAAACCGCAGGTGCCGAGAACACGGTCGCGGTTTGCGAGGTCAGTTCATTCCAGGCCGAGGTCATGCATGCGTTTCGTCCGCAGGCGGTGCTCTGGACGAATTTCGCTGAAGACCATCTGGAGCGGCACGGCTCCATGAAGAATTACTTTGCGGCGAAGTGGCGCCTGGTTGAGCGCTTGGCCCGCCCGCATTTAATCATTGGGCCCAGTGTGGCGCAGTGGGCAGCGGAGCTGGGATTCGCGCTGCCGACCTACACGAAGATCGTGAATGTCGACGCTGTGTCATCACCGGCGGACAGTCCCTTTGCGCGTGCGCCGCAACGTGAAAACTACGCGATCGCGCGAGCCTACTGGGAAGCTGAGGGC is a window from the Cerasicoccus sp. TK19100 genome containing:
- the murD gene encoding UDP-N-acetylmuramoyl-L-alanine--D-glutamate ligase; amino-acid sequence: MTRIAKQIPDLQASPAAVLGAGVSGLGAMALLRSQGAWVNLFDERGTSGAKTDFTERDAKQHRVVVHSPGFAPSHPWLVRARSAGAKVYGELDFASMFWPGGLVAVTGVNGKTTLTEFLVHALKNSGTDALAAGNIGYPLSRFFETAGAENTVAVCEVSSFQAEVMHAFRPQAVLWTNFAEDHLERHGSMKNYFAAKWRLVERLARPHLIIGPSVAQWAAELGFALPTYTKIVNVDAVSSPADSPFARAPQRENYAIARAYWEAEGNDMAELEAAARTFKLPAHRLELIAECEGVKFYDDSKATNFHAAEAGLIATDEPVIWIGGGRRKGGDIAGFAQRIARKVHFACLIGESAAELAEALTAAGTPNAVLPNLPDAVREAWKRHENGGSILLSPGFSSHDQFSSYAERGECFKQAVLSLKGVTAATTVTECVKS